A segment of the Streptomyces sp. NBC_01235 genome:
AAGATGGCCTTCGCCATCGGCTCGCTGGTGGCCGGCAAGAAGCTGAACCTGACCCCGCGGGCGCTCGGGGACCTTCTCTCGCAGCAACTGCGGGACAACCCGCAGTTCAAGGAGATCGGGGACCAGCTGCGCCAGGATCTGCGCGGGGTCGGCAAGGCCGCCTCCGGCGCCATGGTCGAGCGGCAGATGGACGCGCTCGCGGACCGGCTGCACGGCCGCACCTCCCAGGTGCGCGACCAGCTCGAGGGCGTCGTGCCCGGCACGGACGAGGACGGCGAGCAGGAGGCCGACGAGGAGTACGAGGAGCCTCAGGACGCCCAGGACGAGGAAGAGGGCGAGGTAGAGGACGAGGAGCCGCAGGACACCTCCGAGGAGGACGAGGAGCAGGACGAGGACGAGGAAGAGGAACCGCCGAGGAAGACGGCGGCGAAGAAGGCGCCGGCGAAGAAGACGGCCAAGAAGGCCGCCGCGAAGAAGGCGCCCGCCAAGAAGGCCCCGGCCCGCAGGACGGCCGAGAAGAGGACCGCGTCGGCCGGGAAGACGGCCACGCGGACCGCATCCAGGACTGCCTCGGGCAGCGGCTCCCGCGCCCGGCGGCCGAAGGGAGGCGGCGACCGATGACCGAGACCCTCGGATCCGCCAAGTCAGCCACGTCTGCGGCTTCCGGCGCCGGCAAGGCGGCCGGCGGCACCCCGCTCGACGGAGTGGTCCACAGCGAGGCCGCCGACCGGCTCAAGGAAGAGGTGCAGGAGTACCTCGCCGCGCAGGCCACGCGCCTGCTGACCGGCGTCGGCCACAAGCTCGGGGAGACCACGGCCAAACTCAACGACATCGCCGAGGGCAACAGCCCGGGCTTCGCCAAACTCGCCCTCGATGGCGGTCGAAAGATCGCCGAGGGCAAGGGGCCGCTCCGCTCCGCGCTCGAGCTCGGCGCCTCGCGAGCCAAGGACAAGGTGACCAGTGCCCTGAAGAACCTCGGCGGCAAGGGCAAGCGCAAGAAGAGCGCGGGCAAGAAGCCGACCGTGATCATGGAGACGATCGACGTCGGCGTACCGCTGCGCACCGCCTACGACCAGTGGACGCAGTACCAGGACTTCAGCACCTTCGCCAAGGGCGTCAAGGCCGCGAACCGCGCCGACGAAACCACCAGCGACTGGCAGGCGAAGGTCTTCTGGTCCAACCGCAGCTGGAAGGCGAAGACCACCGAACAGGTGCCGGACGACCGGATCGCCTGGACCTCCGAGGGCGCCAAGGGTACGACCAAGGGCGTCGTCTCCTTCCATGAACTCGCCGAAAATCTCACCCGGATCCTGCTGGTCATCGAGTACTACCCCTCGGGCCTGTTCGAGAAGACCGGCAACATCTGGCGCGCCCAGGGCCGCCGAGCCCGCCTCGATCTGAAGAACTTCTCCCGCTTCATCACCATCAAGGGGGAGGCGGAGGACAGCTGGCGCGGTGAGATCCGCGACGGCGAGGTCGTCCGCTCGCATGAGGACGCGGTGGCCGAGGAGGCCGAGGAGAGCGAGGAGAGCGAGGAGAGCGAGGAGAACGGCGAGCCCGAGGAGGGCGCCGAGGCGCGGGATGCCGAGGACGGCCGCGGGGAGGACGATGAGGAGTACGAGGCCGAGGACAAGGCCCCGTACGCCGAGGACGAGGAAGGGGAGCCCGAGGGCGAGTACGAGGAGGAAGAGGAGGAGGGCGAGCCTGAGGGCGCCGAGGGCGAGTACGAGGAGTACGACGAGGAGGAGCCCGAGGACGAGGAAGCCTACGCCAAGGGCGGTAGCCGGCGATGAGCATGCCGAGCCGGCTTCCGGAGCCGTACGGCCAGGGCAGCGGGGCCAACCTCGCCGACATCCTGGAACGCGTGCTCGACAAGGGCATCGTCATCGCGGGCGACATCCGGATCAACCTGCTCGACATCGAGCTGCTCACCATCAAGCTCCGCCTCATCGTCGCCTCCGTCGACAAGGCGAAGGAGATGGGCATCGACTGGTGGGAGGACGACCCGGCCCTGTCCTCCGGCGCCCGGCGCAAGGAGCTCGCGCGGGAGAACGCCGAGCTGCGGGAGCGACTGGCGCGGCTGGAGGAACTGGAGCCGGGCCTTGCCCGGGAGGAAGCGCCCCGGACCGCCCGTAGGAACGTCCGAGAGGAGTCCCCGTGACCGGACTGCGCTACGTGTACGCCGTCTGCCACCCCCTCGGCGCGCCCCTCCAGGCCGACCTGTCGGGCGTGGCGGGCGATCCGCCCAGACTGCTCACCCACGGCGGTCTCGTCGCCGTGGTCAGCCATGTGCCGGAGCGGGACTTCGCGGAGGAGCCGCTCCGTCGCCATCTGGAGGACCTGGACTGGCTCACCGAGACCGCCCGTGCCCACCAGCAGGTGATCGACGCGCTCACCGCCGTCACCACTCCGCTGCCGCTGCGGCTCGCCACCGTGTTCCGGGACGACAGCGGCGTCCGCGTGATGATGGAGGAGCGCGAGGACGACTTCCGGCGCACCCTGGACCGGCTCGAGGGGCGGGTCGAGTGGGGCGTGAAGGTGTACGTCGCGTCCGAGGCGCAGGAGGCCGAGCCGACGACGGCCAAGCCCGCCTCGGGCCGTGACTACCTGATGCAGCGGCGCACGAAGGCCCGTGCCCACGAGGACAGTTGGCAGCGTGCCGAGCGATTCGCCGGGCGCCTGCACACGACATTGTCCGCGCACGCCGACGACGCCCGCCTCCATCCGCCGCAGAACGCCGCCCTGTCCAAGGCTCCCGGACAGAATGTGCTGAACGCCGCCTATCTCGTGCCGCGGGCCGAATCCGAGGAATTCGTGGAAATCGTGGATCGCACCAAGGGAGAGGAATCCGGACTGCGTGTGGAACTCACCGGACCATGGGCGGCCTATTCCTTCGTGGAGTCCGCCGGAGAGTCCGGGGCCGGGCAGCCGGGGGAGCCGGGGGAGGAGGGTGCATGACCGTCGTGGAGCGCCGTGAGGTCGCCCTCGTCGACCTGCTCGACCGGCTGCTGGCCGGCGGGGTCGTCGTCACGGGGGACATCACCCTGCGCATCGCGGACGTCGACCTGGTCCGCATCGACCTGAACGCGCTGATCAGCTCGGTCAACGACCAGGTGCCGTCGCCCTGGGGGGAGTTGCTGTGACGGACCGTCCCAGCCGTAACCGTAAGCGTCTCGACCTGGAGCCCGACACCGTCGAGCGCGATCTGGTCAAACTCGTGCTGACCGTCGTGGAGTTGCTGCGCCAGCTGATGGAACGGCAGGCGCTGCGCCGCTTCGACACGGGCGATCTGAGCGAGGAGCAGGAGGAGCGGATCGGCCTCACGCTGATGCTGCTCGACGACCGTATGACCGAGCTGCGCGAACGCTACGGACTGCGGCCCGAGGACCTGAATCTGGACCTCGGGCCGCTCGGACCGCTGCTTCCCCGGGAATGACGTTACGGAAATCCCGGGATCAGCTCACCACCGGTACCAACGGCCCCTGCCTCCCGCTGCCGAGGTTCCGCGGAACAGGAAACCCAGCAGCCAGACGACGAGAACCGCGATCGCGATCCACCACAGCAATTTCACTGCGAATCCGGCACCGAAAAGAATCAGCACCAGCAGCAGTACCAGCAAGATGGGAACCATAGTGTGAACCTCCTGGATTCCGGGTTTCCTGGAATCCAGAATTTAGACTTCCTTTCGGCACAGAATCTCTCCGTGCAGGACACCGAACCAGCCGTCCGCCCGCTGCCCCCACTCCCGCCAGGCCGCCGACGCGGCGCGCAGCTGTTCCACCGTGGCGTGGCCGCCCCGCGTGGCGCGCTCCGCGTACGCCGAGGCGAGGGTGCGGTCGGCCCACAGGCCGCTCCACCAGGCCCGCTCCTCGGGGGTGCTGAAGGTCCAGGTGGCTGAGGTGGCCGTGATGTCGGTGAAGCCGGCGGCCAGCGCCCAGGACTTCAGCCGGCGTCCGGCGTCCGGCTCACCGCCGTTGGCCCGGGCCACCCGGTGGTACAGGTCCAGCCAGTCGTCCATACCGGGCGAGGCGGGGTACCAGGTCATCGCCGCGTAGTCCGCGTCGCGGACCGCGACGTACCCGCCGGGCTTCGTCACCCGCAGCATCTCGCGCAGCGACTGCACCGGGTCGCCCACGTGCTGGAGCACCTGGTGGGCGTGGACGACGCAGAACGTGTCGTCGGGGTATTCCAGGGCGTGCACATCGGCGACCGCGAAGTCGATGTTGGTCAGGCCGCGTTCGTCGGCCGTGGCCCGTGCCTGCTCCAGGATCCCCGGCGCGTGGTCGACGCCGGTGACGTGCCCGTCGGGGACCAGTGCGGCCAGGTCGGCGGTGATGGTGCCCGGCCCGCAGCCGATGTCCAGGACCTTCATGTGCGGCTTCAGCGAGCCGAGCAGGTAGCCCGCGGAGTTGGCGGCGGTCCGCCAGGTGTGCGAACGCAGCACCGACTCGTGGTGTCCGTGCGTGTAGACGGCGGTCTCCTGCGCATTCGGCATGGCTCTGCCCCTTCTTCGACGGACCGGCTCCGCACCGGCTCCCCGGTGTCCTCACCGTACGCCGATGGCCGCATAGTGAGACGGTTTGTTCTGCTATATGGACTGACTGAGTGTCAGATATCGCGCGGGCGCGGAGACGGCCGGGCTTCGAGCCCGCCCGGCCCGAGACGGGGGGCCCATGTCCGGGCTCATCCGCTGCCGGTACGCTGAAGTGGCCGTTACTCGGGGGCGGCTTCGACCGCGGCTTTGCCACCGGAGGGTCACCGCATGCGACTGCTGCTCGTCCGTCACGGCCAGACCCCCACGAACGTGGACTACCTCCTCGACACCGCCGTCCCCGGCCCCGGCCTCACCCGACTCGGCGAACAGCAGGCCGCCGCCCTGCCGCAGGCCCTCGCCGACGAGGACATCGAGGCCCTCTACGCCTCCACCCTCGTGCGCACCCAGCTCACCGCCGCCCCGCTGGCCGCCGCGCGCGGTCTCGACGTCCTCGTCCGCGACGGGCTCCGGGAGATCTCCGCGGGTGACCTGGAGATGCTCCCCGGCGACTCCGAGTCCGGCGAGCTCTACATGCGCACGGTGTTCGCCTGGGCGGCGGGCGACGTGGACCGGCGGATGCCTGGCGGCGAGAACGGCACCGAGTTCCTCGCCCGGTACGACGCCGTGGTCGCCGAGGCCGCGGCGAGCGGCGCCCGGACCGTCGCCCTGGTCAGCCACGGCGCCGCGATCCGCGCCTGGTCGGCCACCCGCGCCGGCAACGTCGACGTCCCCTTCGCCGCGGCCCACCGCCTCGCCAACACCGGCACGGTCGTCCTGGAGGGGTCCCCGGCCGACGGCTGGAAGGCCCTGTCCTGGGCGGGCGAGACGGTCGTGCCGGCGGAGGAGGCCGGACCCGCGGGGCAGCCGGTGGAGGGCGCCGGCGGCTGACGGGCGAGCCTGCGCGTTCCCGGGCCTGCGCGGCTATCGGTTTGCCGCAGCCCGTGGGCGGCCCGCACAATGCCTCCTCATGGGACACCTGGAAGCCGCGCACCTCGAGTACTACCTCCCCGACGGGAGGGCGTTGCTCGGCGACGTGTCCTTCCGGGTCGGTGAAGGGGCCGTGGTGGCCCTCGTCGGACCCAACGGCGCGGGCAAGACGACCCTGCTGCGGCTGATCTCGGGCGAGCTGAAACCGCACGGCGGGACCGTCACCGTGACCGGCGGCCTGGGTGTGATGCGCCAGTTCGTGGGCTCCGTACGCGACGAGACGACCGTGCGCGACCTGCTGGTCTCCGTCGCCCCGCCCCGTATCCGCGAGGTCGCGCGGGCCGTCGACAAGGCCGAGCACGCGATCATGACCGTCGACGACGAGGCCGCCCAGCTCCAGTATGCGCAGGCCCTCTCCGACTGGGCGGAGGTGCGCGGGTACGAGGCCGAGACGCTGTGGGACATGTGCACCGCGGCCGCGCTCGGCGTCCCCTACGACAAGGCCCAGTTCCGCCTCGTGCGCACCCTCTCCGGCGGCGAACAGAAGCGGCTCGTGCTGGAGGCGCTGCTGCGCGGCACCGACGAGGTCCTGCTGCTGGACGAGCCCGACAACTACCTCGACGTGCCCGGAAAGCGGTGGCTGGAGGAACGGCTGAAGGAGACCCGCAAGACGGTCCTCTTCGTCTCCCACGACCGCGAACTCCTCTCCCGCGCAGCCGAGAAGATCGTCTCCGTCGAGCCCGGTCCGGCCGGCGCCGACGCCTGGGTGCACGGTGGCGGCTTCGCCACGTACCACGAGGCCCGCCGAGAACGCTTCGCCCGCTTCGAGGAGTTGCGCCGCCGCTGGGACGAGAAGCACGCCCAGCTGAAGAAGCTGGTCCTGAATCTCCGTCAGGCCGCCTCCATCAGCCATGAGTTGGCCTCCCGCTACCAGGCCGCCCAGACCCGGCTGCGCAAGTTCGAGGAGGCCGGCCCGCCGCCGGAGCCGCCGCGCGAGCAGGACATCACGATGCGCCTCAAGGGCGGCCGTACCGGGGTAAGGGCCGTCACCTGCAAGGGACTTGAGCTCACCGGTCTGATGAAGCCCTTCGACCTGGAGGTCTTCTACGGCGAGCGGGTCGCCGTCCTCGGCTCCAACGGCTCGGGCAAGTCGCACTTCCTGCGCCTGCTGGCCGGCGACACCGTGGCGCACACGGGGGAGTGGAAGCTCGGCGCGCGCGTGGTGCCCGGGCACTTCGCGCAGACCCACGCCCACCCCGAGCTGCTGGGCCGCACCCTCCTGGACATCCTGTGGAAGGAACACGCCCAGGACCGGGGCGCGGCCATGTCCCGGCTGCGCCGGTACGAGCTGACCCAGCAGGCCGAGCAGACCTTCGACCGGCTCTCCGGCGGCCAGCAGGCCCGCTTCCAGATCCTGCTGCTCGAACTGGAGGGTGTCACGGCCCTGCTCCTCGACGAGCCCACCGACAACCTCGACCTGGAGTCCGCCGAGGCACTCCAGGAGGGACTGGAGGCCTTCGAGGGCACGGTCCTCGCCGTCACCCACGACCGCTGGTTCGCCCGCTCCTTCGACCGCTACCTGGTCTTCGGCACGGACGGCCGGGTCCGGGAGACCCCGGAGCCGGTGTGGGACGAGCGGCGCGTGGAGCGGGCCAGGTAGCCCGAGCGGTCGCGAGCGGTCGGGCAACCGGAGCGGTTCGGGCGGCCGACGGGGGTCACTTCCAGAGGGGCGCGGGGGTCACTTCCAGCGGAGCAGCGCGCCGAGGCCGCCCACCGGCGCCTCCTCGTCGGCCGGGGGCACCATGAGCACGGGCGCGTCCGTGGCGACGGCCGACCTGATCAGCGCATCGTCCGCACGGGCCGCCCACGAGTGCTGCTCGCCGAGCGTCTTCAGCTCCGTACGGCGCACCGCCGCCTGGTCCGGATCCTCGCCGATCCACACCTCGCGGTGGGCATCCGGACCGTCGGCGCGGATGAGGAGCTCGTCGATCCGGTGCTCGCGGGCCGCCGCCACCGGTGCGGGCACGCCCTCCACGGCCGCGGCGCGTCCCTCGGCGTCCGGTGCACGAGCCGCGAGGAACCGTTCCGGCTCGGTCTCGGCCTGCCGTCGGGAGTGCTCGGCTCGGGCCGCCTCCACGTCCTCGTCCAGCAGCCTGCTGCCCACGCCGTGCGGAGCCTCGACCACGCGGTCGTGCAGCCGCTGCGGCAGCCGGTCGTGGACGGCTCGCCGCTCCCGGTCGTCACCGACCAGGACCAGCAGATCGGCGCGGGTCTCCTCCTGGCAGACGGCCGGCGCGTCGGCGATCTCCGCCGCGTTGTGCTCCCAGGTGTTCTCCCAGGTGTTCTCCACCTTCAGCTGGAAGTGCCGCTCGGACCAGTCGGCGGCCGACGTGCGGTGTACGGGATACTGTCGACCGGCGACCGTCCCCGCCTGCTCCCGGCCCAGCCCGCTGCGCAGCTCGA
Coding sequences within it:
- a CDS encoding SRPBCC family protein, which encodes MTETLGSAKSATSAASGAGKAAGGTPLDGVVHSEAADRLKEEVQEYLAAQATRLLTGVGHKLGETTAKLNDIAEGNSPGFAKLALDGGRKIAEGKGPLRSALELGASRAKDKVTSALKNLGGKGKRKKSAGKKPTVIMETIDVGVPLRTAYDQWTQYQDFSTFAKGVKAANRADETTSDWQAKVFWSNRSWKAKTTEQVPDDRIAWTSEGAKGTTKGVVSFHELAENLTRILLVIEYYPSGLFEKTGNIWRAQGRRARLDLKNFSRFITIKGEAEDSWRGEIRDGEVVRSHEDAVAEEAEESEESEESEENGEPEEGAEARDAEDGRGEDDEEYEAEDKAPYAEDEEGEPEGEYEEEEEEGEPEGAEGEYEEYDEEEPEDEEAYAKGGSRR
- a CDS encoding gas vesicle protein, encoding MSMPSRLPEPYGQGSGANLADILERVLDKGIVIAGDIRINLLDIELLTIKLRLIVASVDKAKEMGIDWWEDDPALSSGARRKELARENAELRERLARLEELEPGLAREEAPRTARRNVREESP
- a CDS encoding gas vesicle protein K; its protein translation is MTDRPSRNRKRLDLEPDTVERDLVKLVLTVVELLRQLMERQALRRFDTGDLSEEQEERIGLTLMLLDDRMTELRERYGLRPEDLNLDLGPLGPLLPRE
- a CDS encoding gas vesicle protein, which produces MTVVERREVALVDLLDRLLAGGVVVTGDITLRIADVDLVRIDLNALISSVNDQVPSPWGELL
- a CDS encoding ABC-F family ATP-binding cassette domain-containing protein → MGHLEAAHLEYYLPDGRALLGDVSFRVGEGAVVALVGPNGAGKTTLLRLISGELKPHGGTVTVTGGLGVMRQFVGSVRDETTVRDLLVSVAPPRIREVARAVDKAEHAIMTVDDEAAQLQYAQALSDWAEVRGYEAETLWDMCTAAALGVPYDKAQFRLVRTLSGGEQKRLVLEALLRGTDEVLLLDEPDNYLDVPGKRWLEERLKETRKTVLFVSHDRELLSRAAEKIVSVEPGPAGADAWVHGGGFATYHEARRERFARFEELRRRWDEKHAQLKKLVLNLRQAASISHELASRYQAAQTRLRKFEEAGPPPEPPREQDITMRLKGGRTGVRAVTCKGLELTGLMKPFDLEVFYGERVAVLGSNGSGKSHFLRLLAGDTVAHTGEWKLGARVVPGHFAQTHAHPELLGRTLLDILWKEHAQDRGAAMSRLRRYELTQQAEQTFDRLSGGQQARFQILLLELEGVTALLLDEPTDNLDLESAEALQEGLEAFEGTVLAVTHDRWFARSFDRYLVFGTDGRVRETPEPVWDERRVERAR
- a CDS encoding DNA primase, producing MNRMGLGLAVGAGYVLGRTKKLKMAFAIGSLVAGKKLNLTPRALGDLLSQQLRDNPQFKEIGDQLRQDLRGVGKAASGAMVERQMDALADRLHGRTSQVRDQLEGVVPGTDEDGEQEADEEYEEPQDAQDEEEGEVEDEEPQDTSEEDEEQDEDEEEEPPRKTAAKKAPAKKTAKKAAAKKAPAKKAPARRTAEKRTASAGKTATRTASRTASGSGSRARRPKGGGDR
- a CDS encoding GvpL/GvpF family gas vesicle protein encodes the protein MTGLRYVYAVCHPLGAPLQADLSGVAGDPPRLLTHGGLVAVVSHVPERDFAEEPLRRHLEDLDWLTETARAHQQVIDALTAVTTPLPLRLATVFRDDSGVRVMMEEREDDFRRTLDRLEGRVEWGVKVYVASEAQEAEPTTAKPASGRDYLMQRRTKARAHEDSWQRAERFAGRLHTTLSAHADDARLHPPQNAALSKAPGQNVLNAAYLVPRAESEEFVEIVDRTKGEESGLRVELTGPWAAYSFVESAGESGAGQPGEPGEEGA
- a CDS encoding class I SAM-dependent methyltransferase, giving the protein MPNAQETAVYTHGHHESVLRSHTWRTAANSAGYLLGSLKPHMKVLDIGCGPGTITADLAALVPDGHVTGVDHAPGILEQARATADERGLTNIDFAVADVHALEYPDDTFCVVHAHQVLQHVGDPVQSLREMLRVTKPGGYVAVRDADYAAMTWYPASPGMDDWLDLYHRVARANGGEPDAGRRLKSWALAAGFTDITATSATWTFSTPEERAWWSGLWADRTLASAYAERATRGGHATVEQLRAASAAWREWGQRADGWFGVLHGEILCRKEV
- a CDS encoding histidine phosphatase family protein; translated protein: MRLLLVRHGQTPTNVDYLLDTAVPGPGLTRLGEQQAAALPQALADEDIEALYASTLVRTQLTAAPLAAARGLDVLVRDGLREISAGDLEMLPGDSESGELYMRTVFAWAAGDVDRRMPGGENGTEFLARYDAVVAEAAASGARTVALVSHGAAIRAWSATRAGNVDVPFAAAHRLANTGTVVLEGSPADGWKALSWAGETVVPAEEAGPAGQPVEGAGG
- a CDS encoding hydrophobic protein: MVPILLVLLLVLILFGAGFAVKLLWWIAIAVLVVWLLGFLFRGTSAAGGRGRWYRW